The following are encoded in a window of Brevibacillus sp. DP1.3A genomic DNA:
- a CDS encoding non-ribosomal peptide synthetase — MVCATQTYYPLTHAQKRIWYIENLYPNTSLNNIGGLIRIYGKVNLELLEEAIQRFIENHEGMRLQIRQEGNEAQQYVQPYARKSLQHFDFSDASDPHIAADAWVQGEFQKPFPLYEHPLFDFAMVTVRDGEHAYYLKFHHLIADGWSIRLLSEQVANVYRRLSTGETVGVEEQPSYLDYVAKEQQYLQSNRFEKDRLFWREIFTDLSESSLQKNSSFAAGHRKRFHMSGEMAERVRNWIVEHKFSLNTFFVSLLFLHLYKCTQQEDLIIGTPVMNRSGVREKKIFGMFTSTMPIRIQVDPEERLEALMKRVGAELTRSYYHQRYPYDVLVQDLELSKQGSGGLFRLSVNYYNTLMDHEFSEGELMHDEYYSGNQYYPMQVVIKEWLGELELQFDYKTDEYADEDIEVLYDRLCHLIEVVTENSDARIGSLPLLTDAEYSSEINERNATEADYPKRPVHLLIEEQAARTPNKKAVSFDDQSLTYAELNAKANRLAHHLRRQGVTRNNLIGVHLAHSPEMLVALLGVLKAGGTYVPIDPSYPADRIQHILDDSGVHVVLTDRSFASGVSYTGQLLELSAPLAKETTNPELVNELSDAAYVIYTSGSTGLPKGAVIEHRGLVNYVWWAQATYLPDEDDAIAMYSSLSFDLTVTSIFPPLVTGREVVIYAEKGGGFILDRILQERRATVVKATPAHLALLRGRDSLEGSVRRWIIGGEDLKTEVAREIVENSGGNVTVFNEYGPTETVVGCMIHRYDPTLDTGASVPIGLPISNTQIYLLDRDGQPVPTGTAGELYISGDGVARGYLNRPELTTERFLPNPFLPGRRFYKTGDLAIRTKSGQITYLGRLDNQIKIRGYRIELGEIEHRLLQHRAVSDAVVLDYTDANGTKQLVAYLVAGEGVVSAFELRQHLVEAMPGYMVPSYFVFLEHLPLTANGKVDRSALPDPIETAINDELSELLNETVEVVVVKAIRDVLGIESVKATDNFYQLGGDSVKAIQIVNKLRQAKIQIQTKDVLAYPVIRELAIVATNSSHTLYPQTPASGTLTPTPIMSWFFSQKFANPHHWNQSVLLELKRHQTPKKLRESIKQLIQLHDSLRLFYDQEKQALTYLESEVPEELLLETHDLSTLRAQELYDNLREVAQACKTSIRLTKGPLLRAALFDLGSQGQRLLLTAHHLVVDAVSWQILFEDLATLLDEHNRLPMKTHSMQQWAEALMTYSQTAAREEEEMWTAKDGTETDEFDFTPEMDGGNSLADCETITRTFTPEETEFLQVRAHEGFQTQTQDLLVAALVRAIHIHSNRDLVRLELEGHGRDPVVERLDVTRTVGWFTTMFPVAIPVHPRDWERQIRTVKTELRNVRLKGAGYGALVYMAKRLPARLQRGVRFNYLGEIDNQLRGLPFTLASEEHGADICPTNHTTALLDVLAFVQDKSLTITVTYSRQRFHQATIELFLDRFADQLREVIRFCCGQERATFDASDFATISLSDDELDHLFH; from the coding sequence ATGGTATGTGCCACACAGACTTATTACCCGTTGACTCATGCCCAGAAGCGCATTTGGTACATCGAGAACCTGTACCCGAACACTTCCCTGAACAATATCGGCGGACTGATTCGTATCTACGGAAAAGTCAATCTTGAATTGCTGGAGGAGGCTATTCAACGCTTCATTGAGAACCATGAAGGAATGAGACTCCAGATCCGTCAAGAGGGGAACGAAGCACAGCAGTACGTGCAACCTTATGCAAGAAAATCGTTGCAACACTTCGATTTTTCTGATGCATCCGACCCACACATCGCAGCAGATGCTTGGGTGCAGGGGGAGTTTCAAAAGCCGTTCCCCCTCTATGAACACCCGTTGTTCGATTTCGCGATGGTAACCGTTCGCGATGGTGAACACGCTTATTATTTGAAGTTTCATCATCTGATTGCTGATGGTTGGTCGATACGTTTGCTTAGCGAACAGGTCGCGAACGTCTATAGACGCCTTTCTACTGGTGAAACAGTAGGTGTAGAAGAGCAGCCTAGTTATCTCGACTACGTCGCCAAAGAACAGCAGTATTTGCAATCCAATCGTTTCGAGAAAGACCGCCTGTTCTGGCGAGAAATATTTACAGACCTCTCGGAATCTTCTTTGCAAAAAAATTCGTCCTTTGCAGCGGGGCACCGAAAACGATTTCACATGAGTGGGGAGATGGCTGAACGGGTACGGAACTGGATAGTAGAGCACAAATTTTCGCTGAATACGTTTTTTGTCTCCCTGTTGTTCCTCCATCTGTACAAGTGCACACAACAGGAAGATCTGATCATTGGAACGCCAGTCATGAATCGATCCGGAGTCAGAGAAAAGAAAATCTTTGGCATGTTTACGAGTACCATGCCGATCCGAATACAAGTCGATCCAGAAGAGAGGCTTGAGGCTTTGATGAAGCGAGTGGGGGCTGAACTCACCCGTTCATATTATCACCAACGTTATCCTTATGATGTGCTTGTTCAAGACTTGGAGTTGTCGAAACAGGGCTCTGGAGGGCTGTTTCGACTTTCAGTTAACTACTACAACACGCTTATGGATCATGAGTTTTCGGAAGGGGAACTCATGCATGATGAGTACTACAGCGGAAACCAGTACTATCCGATGCAAGTCGTAATCAAGGAATGGCTTGGGGAATTGGAATTGCAGTTTGACTACAAAACGGACGAGTATGCCGATGAGGACATCGAGGTGCTCTATGATCGCCTTTGTCATCTGATTGAAGTGGTCACGGAGAATAGCGACGCTCGAATTGGCAGTTTGCCTCTTCTCACGGATGCGGAGTACTCATCGGAAATAAATGAACGCAATGCTACGGAAGCTGATTATCCGAAACGTCCTGTGCACCTACTCATCGAAGAGCAAGCAGCCCGAACGCCAAACAAAAAGGCGGTTTCCTTTGATGATCAATCATTGACCTACGCGGAACTCAATGCGAAGGCGAATCGTCTCGCGCATCATTTGCGTAGACAAGGCGTGACTCGCAACAACCTGATTGGCGTCCATCTCGCGCATTCTCCTGAGATGTTGGTTGCACTGCTTGGGGTCCTCAAAGCGGGCGGAACCTATGTGCCGATCGACCCCAGCTATCCAGCCGACCGTATCCAGCATATTTTGGATGACAGCGGAGTGCATGTAGTTCTTACGGATCGTTCTTTTGCATCGGGAGTTTCCTACACGGGACAACTTCTTGAACTAAGCGCACCTCTTGCGAAGGAGACGACCAATCCGGAGTTGGTTAACGAACTTTCCGATGCTGCCTATGTCATCTATACCTCTGGATCAACCGGACTCCCTAAGGGAGCAGTGATCGAGCATCGAGGTCTTGTGAACTACGTCTGGTGGGCGCAAGCAACGTATCTACCAGACGAAGATGATGCGATCGCCATGTACTCGTCCCTGTCGTTTGACTTGACCGTAACGTCGATTTTTCCACCGCTTGTTACAGGCCGTGAAGTGGTGATTTATGCCGAAAAAGGCGGGGGTTTTATTCTTGATCGTATTTTGCAAGAGCGGCGGGCAACCGTGGTCAAAGCCACACCTGCGCATCTCGCTTTGCTTCGAGGGCGGGACTCTCTCGAAGGTTCGGTTCGCCGATGGATTATTGGTGGGGAAGACCTGAAAACGGAAGTGGCTCGTGAAATCGTCGAGAACTCTGGCGGAAACGTTACGGTCTTCAACGAATACGGTCCGACAGAAACGGTTGTCGGTTGCATGATTCATCGATACGACCCAACTCTGGATACAGGGGCTTCGGTGCCAATCGGCCTACCTATCTCCAACACGCAGATCTATTTGCTAGACAGGGATGGACAACCGGTTCCGACGGGAACGGCGGGAGAACTGTACATTTCGGGTGACGGTGTAGCACGCGGTTATCTGAACCGACCAGAACTGACAACGGAACGCTTCCTGCCAAATCCCTTTTTACCAGGCCGTCGTTTCTATAAGACAGGAGACCTCGCGATTCGTACGAAGTCTGGTCAGATCACCTATCTGGGGCGACTGGACAATCAAATTAAAATTCGCGGCTACCGCATCGAACTGGGTGAGATCGAGCACCGTTTGCTGCAACACAGAGCTGTTTCGGATGCCGTAGTTTTGGATTACACCGATGCAAACGGGACGAAGCAACTAGTCGCCTATTTGGTTGCGGGTGAGGGGGTTGTGAGTGCATTTGAGTTACGCCAGCATCTAGTAGAGGCTATGCCTGGTTATATGGTGCCGTCGTACTTCGTATTTCTCGAACATCTGCCTCTGACTGCGAACGGCAAGGTCGACCGATCTGCATTGCCTGATCCAATCGAAACGGCCATCAACGATGAACTGTCCGAACTACTGAATGAGACAGTCGAAGTGGTCGTAGTCAAAGCGATACGCGACGTCTTAGGGATTGAATCGGTGAAGGCGACCGATAACTTTTATCAATTGGGAGGTGATTCTGTAAAGGCAATTCAAATCGTCAATAAACTCCGCCAAGCCAAAATCCAGATACAAACGAAGGATGTACTTGCTTATCCGGTGATCCGTGAACTGGCGATTGTCGCTACAAACAGTTCACATACACTGTACCCGCAGACTCCTGCAAGCGGCACTCTGACCCCGACGCCGATTATGTCTTGGTTCTTCTCACAAAAATTCGCAAACCCACATCACTGGAACCAATCGGTCCTGTTGGAGCTAAAGCGCCATCAGACGCCAAAAAAACTCCGTGAGTCGATCAAACAATTGATCCAACTTCACGATTCGCTGCGTTTGTTCTATGACCAAGAGAAACAAGCGTTAACATATCTGGAATCGGAAGTGCCGGAGGAATTGCTTCTGGAAACCCACGATCTGTCCACTCTTAGGGCTCAGGAGCTTTACGACAATCTCCGTGAAGTTGCACAGGCATGTAAAACTTCGATCCGCTTGACGAAAGGCCCACTTCTGCGTGCCGCCTTGTTCGACCTTGGCTCTCAAGGGCAGCGCCTGCTACTTACGGCGCATCATCTTGTTGTGGATGCCGTCTCTTGGCAGATCTTGTTTGAAGACCTTGCCACTTTGTTAGATGAACATAACCGCCTGCCAATGAAAACACACTCGATGCAGCAATGGGCTGAAGCGTTGATGACATACAGTCAAACGGCCGCGCGAGAAGAAGAAGAGATGTGGACTGCCAAAGATGGAACGGAAACAGATGAATTCGATTTCACCCCAGAAATGGACGGTGGAAATTCGTTGGCCGATTGCGAGACGATTACCCGGACCTTTACTCCAGAGGAGACAGAGTTTTTGCAGGTTCGAGCTCATGAAGGATTCCAAACACAGACACAGGATTTGCTGGTCGCCGCACTTGTGCGAGCGATACACATACACAGCAATCGAGATCTTGTTCGACTCGAACTTGAAGGGCATGGCCGTGACCCAGTCGTCGAGAGGCTTGATGTAACTCGAACAGTCGGTTGGTTCACGACCATGTTCCCTGTCGCCATTCCTGTGCACCCAAGGGATTGGGAACGACAGATCCGTACCGTCAAAACCGAGCTGCGTAACGTTCGGCTGAAGGGAGCGGGATACGGCGCACTCGTCTACATGGCGAAACGACTGCCGGCTCGTTTGCAGCGAGGAGTACGCTTCAATTATTTGGGGGAGATCGACAATCAGCTGCGTGGTCTGCCGTTCACACTCGCAAGCGAAGAGCATGGAGCGGACATATGCCCTACCAATCATACGACTGCGTTACTGGACGTGCTTGCGTTTGTTCAAGACAAGAGTCTAACCATTACAGTTACGTACAGTCGTCAACGCTTCCATCAAGCGACGATAGAATTGTTCTTGGATCGCTTCGCCGATCAGTTGCGCGAGGTCATCCGCTTCTGCTGTGGACAAGAGAGAGCCACTTTTGATGCGAGCGACTTTGCTACGATTTCATTAAGTGACGATGAGCTCGATCATTTGTTTCATTAA
- a CDS encoding ABC transporter ATP-binding protein, with translation MFKNWNFPEFFRMMSLMKRQLWNYLITLFLIAGIYSAHMILLAFINERLLNGAISGDKELLTSAIVLTSVVLVLACITSPIAMYLFDLAVHRALTQLRLRLFKKIQELPVSYLEKRHSGDLISTITNDVNSVEQAYRYHLYLLVEAFFYGTGSTIAMFVLDWRLSMLMVVLGVASAYVTTKYAGPLREIGDKVQASMSDMTVQWVDMVGGFRLLKVFKISGFVLERFGQKNEAIVAHNIEKIRLDSQLKGINYLLSIFSLIGVFVVGSFMAASGQIDFGTVMGIVTLQNGVAFLFLNFGNFFTNLQGSLAGSKRIYDILDAESEPERYNVPGTGDGEETIALQGLDFSYDGRKKVLQGLTFDIRPGQMAALVGPSGSGKSTVIKLLLGFYEPTGGNLSINGRPLSAYTLEELRDQIAYVQQEGFLFEGTIEENISHGRPDATHDDIVRAAKLANAHEFISDMSEGYATRVGERGIRLSGGQRQRIAIARAILRDAPILLLDEATSALDTASEQLVQEALQTLMKGRTTIAIAHRLKTIEHADVIFVVENGKIVEKGTHLELLKQAGVYNRLHNMQFAESLM, from the coding sequence TATTTGATCACTCTGTTTCTGATTGCGGGCATCTACTCAGCACACATGATTCTCTTGGCCTTCATTAATGAACGATTATTAAATGGGGCAATTAGCGGTGACAAAGAATTGCTCACCTCGGCTATTGTACTCACCAGTGTCGTCTTGGTGCTTGCTTGTATTACCAGTCCGATCGCCATGTACCTGTTTGACTTGGCCGTTCATCGTGCCCTAACTCAACTGAGACTTCGTCTGTTTAAAAAAATTCAAGAACTACCCGTTTCGTACTTGGAGAAGCGCCACAGCGGTGACCTCATCTCCACCATAACCAACGACGTAAACAGTGTAGAACAAGCTTATCGTTATCATTTGTATCTGCTTGTTGAAGCGTTCTTCTATGGGACGGGCTCGACAATCGCGATGTTCGTACTCGACTGGAGACTCTCGATGCTGATGGTTGTACTGGGTGTTGCCTCGGCGTATGTCACCACGAAATACGCAGGACCACTTCGTGAAATCGGCGACAAAGTGCAAGCATCGATGTCTGATATGACTGTGCAATGGGTGGACATGGTAGGTGGATTCCGTCTGCTGAAAGTGTTCAAGATCTCTGGTTTTGTTCTGGAGCGCTTTGGGCAAAAGAATGAAGCAATCGTAGCCCATAATATTGAGAAGATTCGATTGGACAGTCAACTCAAGGGTATCAACTACCTGCTCAGTATCTTCAGCTTGATCGGTGTCTTCGTCGTCGGGTCGTTCATGGCTGCGAGTGGACAGATTGACTTTGGTACGGTTATGGGTATCGTCACGTTGCAAAACGGAGTTGCGTTCCTTTTCTTGAACTTCGGTAACTTCTTCACCAATTTACAAGGTTCGCTGGCTGGTTCGAAGCGCATCTACGACATCCTCGATGCAGAATCAGAACCAGAACGCTACAACGTTCCCGGCACAGGTGACGGAGAAGAAACGATTGCGTTGCAAGGACTCGATTTCTCGTACGACGGACGTAAAAAAGTATTGCAAGGGCTCACGTTCGACATCCGTCCAGGACAAATGGCAGCGCTCGTCGGTCCATCCGGTAGCGGGAAATCGACGGTAATCAAGTTGTTGCTCGGGTTCTATGAACCAACAGGCGGAAACCTGTCAATCAACGGACGCCCACTCTCTGCATATACGTTGGAAGAGTTGCGCGACCAGATCGCGTACGTACAGCAGGAGGGATTCCTGTTTGAAGGCACCATCGAAGAAAATATTTCCCACGGGCGTCCAGACGCCACCCATGACGACATTGTGCGTGCGGCTAAACTTGCGAATGCTCATGAATTTATCTCGGACATGTCTGAGGGTTACGCAACGCGCGTTGGGGAGCGCGGCATTCGTCTCTCAGGCGGACAACGTCAGCGTATCGCCATCGCCCGCGCCATTTTGCGCGACGCACCGATCTTGTTGCTTGACGAGGCGACCTCCGCGCTTGATACCGCTTCGGAACAACTTGTCCAAGAAGCACTTCAGACCCTAATGAAGGGACGCACCACCATCGCAATAGCTCACCGTCTGAAGACGATTGAACACGCCGATGTCATCTTTGTCGTCGAGAATGGCAAGATCGTGGAAAAAGGCACCCATCTAGAATTGCTGAAGCAAGCAGGTGTCTACAACCGTTTACACAACATGCAGTTCGCTGAATCTTTGATGTAA